The following proteins come from a genomic window of Corynebacterium hansenii:
- a CDS encoding ATP-binding protein, translated as MTLPEPTEGIVDYINVPPSENIHSALSSNHDIYTGLDELIDNSIDAGADRIAIVFHTDNRRVVGITVHDNGVGISPEHINEMMRIGAHVPRSGETIGRYGVGFKEASLSNAYSATVVSTDENGATSGRVMMRNSFNVGILSDEAAEEVATVREELLDAPTGTSILWDKLLHVYTGEDHEKAAGFLSRLTAKTRVHLGIRYHRFLESKKLRIATFTHARGAAAPNLTLSPEPFNPFGYKRPGVPGYPRTLVPADDPNGPMLRVHIWPPSKSKDFELGQSDDFGHQGFFVYDRDRLITIGGWIRTRTNSRSQKLIRIELDDPRMIENYLTISAQKGSVLPKEPFHKYLDTLRDPDDPSVTLETCIADGIDAQKAANRRTNKRHPLVEPGKGFERDLRKVIREEVTFKNRPAMDIRWGHIDDDNFFDFDLPDSCLTLNNQYRILFSPDRGRLNDAPLVKALLYHLFNSAFDSERVGSRTADNLELWQATLTTAAQLELEALRARETEADAAEQEAAAEHDSAMRTNPTATEKPEHSAKRRRGRHHRDENTPPWDELLSRFSNRRHLEKGR; from the coding sequence GTGACCCTGCCTGAGCCCACCGAGGGCATCGTTGACTACATCAACGTCCCACCCTCCGAGAACATCCACTCGGCGCTGTCCAGCAACCACGACATCTACACCGGCCTCGACGAACTCATCGACAACAGCATCGACGCCGGCGCCGACCGCATCGCCATCGTGTTCCACACCGACAACAGACGTGTCGTCGGCATCACCGTCCACGACAACGGCGTCGGCATCTCCCCCGAACACATCAACGAAATGATGCGCATCGGCGCCCACGTCCCCCGGAGCGGCGAAACAATCGGCCGCTACGGTGTCGGCTTCAAGGAAGCTTCCCTCTCCAACGCCTATTCGGCCACGGTCGTCAGCACCGACGAGAACGGCGCGACGTCCGGGCGCGTAATGATGCGCAACAGCTTCAACGTCGGCATCCTCAGCGACGAAGCAGCCGAGGAGGTGGCGACTGTACGCGAGGAACTGCTCGACGCCCCCACTGGTACAAGCATTCTCTGGGACAAGCTGTTGCACGTCTACACGGGCGAAGACCATGAGAAGGCCGCGGGCTTCTTGAGCCGGTTGACGGCCAAGACGCGTGTGCACCTCGGCATTCGGTACCACCGGTTCCTCGAATCAAAGAAGTTGCGCATCGCTACATTCACTCACGCCCGCGGGGCCGCAGCCCCGAACCTGACGTTGTCGCCCGAGCCCTTCAATCCCTTCGGATACAAGCGGCCCGGCGTCCCCGGATATCCCCGAACCTTGGTGCCGGCAGATGACCCGAATGGACCAATGCTGCGCGTCCACATCTGGCCTCCGTCAAAATCCAAGGACTTCGAACTCGGACAATCCGACGACTTCGGACATCAGGGCTTCTTCGTCTACGACCGCGATCGCCTGATCACCATCGGAGGGTGGATCCGTACCAGGACCAACAGTCGTTCCCAGAAACTTATCCGCATCGAACTCGATGATCCACGGATGATCGAGAACTACCTCACGATCAGCGCTCAAAAGGGATCCGTCCTTCCGAAGGAACCCTTCCACAAATACCTGGATACCCTCCGTGACCCCGACGATCCTTCCGTCACCCTCGAAACATGCATCGCCGATGGCATCGACGCGCAAAAGGCGGCCAACCGGCGCACCAATAAGCGGCATCCGTTGGTGGAACCGGGCAAAGGCTTCGAACGTGACCTGCGAAAAGTAATTCGCGAAGAAGTCACTTTCAAGAACCGACCGGCCATGGACATCCGCTGGGGGCATATCGACGACGATAACTTCTTCGACTTCGATCTGCCCGACAGCTGCCTCACACTGAACAATCAGTACCGGATCTTGTTCAGTCCCGACCGGGGAAGGCTGAACGACGCACCACTGGTCAAAGCCCTTTTGTACCACCTTTTCAATAGTGCGTTCGATAGCGAACGAGTGGGGTCCAGGACGGCGGATAACCTTGAATTGTGGCAGGCCACATTGACCACCGCGGCACAGCTCGAACTCGAAGCCCTCCGAGCCAGGGAAACGGAGGCCGACGCCGCTGAACAAGAGGCGGCGGCCGAACACGATTCGGCTATGCGCACAAACCCAACAGCGACCGAAAAACCCGAACACTCCGCCAAGCGCAGAAGAGGCAGGCATCACCGAGATGAAAACACACCCCCATGGGACGAACTACTTTCCCGCTTCAGTAATCGTCGACACCTGGAAAAGGGGCGATAA